TTTGGTCAAATAACAACAAAATGAAGGCTACATTCAGGATTAAAcattgcaattaaaaaatgaaattattcgaagatgcggaataattattaattggaATAAATTAGTAATCAGACGATAAACCAAATAAATGACCCAATAGCAGTTGTGCAATCTTGTTTGAAAGGTGTTCTGTTGAAAGGATAGCGGAGTTGCGGTACAGGGGAAGCGCAATCTAGTATCTAAAGCACGCGAATTTTTTCGCAACAATGCTTGTCCGCCCGTTGAAACCTGCCGGAGCATTTAATATTGTAATAGGCCCGAGCCACAGGTAAGATAGGATCTCTAATTCAGCGTTACGGCCAATCGGACATGCAAATGTAGAGGCCGCGAATCTCGTGTGAAATTAATTGCGCGTGACGCGGCTCTGGAGCTACGTGGCGAACTCATCTGACGATCAACTCCTCGTCCGCACGCGCGCGTGTTAACACGTGTGCGGAATGGAGACGGGCCTCACGTGGATACAAGGTGTACAATCGCTCCTCTAATCGAAGCTGCTCGAAAGGACTCTGCTTTAACGAACTTTAGATCTCTTTGCTGCGAGGTGTTTAGGTGAAAGGATTCAGGACTTTCAGGACGAAGGATGTTTGAAAGATAAGGAGACTATTTTACAATTAGgttccaaaaattaatttcttctttttagtTTTTGGAGGTAGGAAACTTGGTGTGTTCAAAATTGTATACCCTTTTAATTGCAAAACtttaaaaacaaagaaagaaatgaaaaatttagacatttaaattttgaatgcaagccattttattttatctatacTAATTAAGaaggtttttaattttttgcatTTGTCTCACTTGAATTTGATAGTGAGTTCTAAATGGCTTCCGTTTAGTTAGATATCTCTTTCAAAAAGTGCAGTTTTTATTTCCAAATATAACATAAAAAGAACAATTAAGATATTATTACATTTGATACGAGTTAAAATTACGAAAGGctatatttaatttgaaaatttctcacATTCTTTGATGCTACCGTTAACCTTACatgtaatgaaatatttttatacttctgGAATTCGTATGAAATTGTATTCCGTatgaattaaatttgaattccaggatgaaaaataaattacaacgAGCAGTTGTATAAAATGGAATATCATAAACGTAATGGAagtgaatatttttcatttcttcctACAACCTTGTTTAGTTTCCTAATAAGGCTAGAGAAATTTCGATGTTCCGTTCGTTTAATAGTACCGTCCACGGTGGAGGGAACGAGTCGAAAGTTAATTGAAGCAAGATGAATTACACAAATTAACGTTCTAATGAATACAATTCTCAAATCGTGAGAGTTTATACCTATGAAACGCACGCGAACATTAGTGCCTACGTTAAATGCAATTCACAATCTACTGAAAGTAACCTACCATGGGAATCCGCACTAATTAGGACCAGGCATCGaaagcttttaattaatactCTAACTGTCGGCCTTTTGTACCGTGTCTCGCGTAACAATTACGCGAAACAGAGGTATAACTCTTTTATTGTACCTCTCGCTGTTGTAACTCTTGTAATTAAGCACCCACTACGATTATCAGTGGACTTTAAACTTTTACGGATCATAGTTTaaacattattaatttttcaagctAATAATTCTGTATTGGCAACATTTATATCGAGGGATTAATTTACGAGTCCATTGCAATCCTTATAATTCaaaaaagggttaaatcaataaaaattaaatcattACCTTAGAAAACACTCGTTACTTATAGAACACCAACTTTGCGACCGATTTGTTCGAAATTCAAATTCTACATAATCTTATTATATATCACGATTCCGCTTCGAAGAGATAAGGGAAAGGGTGTTTGGGAAATTCTCGTCCAGAAGAGTCGAGAGGAATCCCACGCGTTCCTGTGAATGGCCATCCTGTCATTTACGCGCCCTTttgttttgttatttattgCCGAACGATCATTGAGCGGTGATCACGATGCAAAAGGTTGCAGATTCTATTATGCGATGCGGCTATTATCCTTATCGTCAGGACGAAGGAAGCCACGCTTCTCGCCTCCATAACGGCGCTCGAAGGGATACTTGGTCAAGACGCTAGGATTTCCGATGTAGTCCTGCGGTCGTGCTTTCCATGTAGGTCCAAAAGAATTCAGAATTCTTGTTGCATCTCTACGTGTATTATATTAATACTAttcacaattttatttcaagatTTTAACCGtctgttaaaaaataaaacgaaatgCTCCAAGACTTATCTCTAAGAGGAGGACTTACTTTTTCAAAAgtcgtttaaaaaataaaaataaaacaaatacgTGGAAGAAGCTTTTTCTCCACGGAAACTGTAAGGAAAGGATTAACAATAAGCATGACAAGTGTCCTAAAACTTTTGAGCGTAATGTTGGAGGTGATAACAGTACGTCCTATTCGTCCTATTACGTTCGTGTCACGTAAATTTAATACATCTAACGTAACTGCATAACTGACTCAACAACTCCCGTAAAATGTCTACTCCTTCCTGTTTGTTCTCCTGTTTTGTCCATTCGATCTGTTCTCATTTCCGTTTGAATTGCATCGTCGCAACACAACCACCCTCAGGGTATCATGAATTGAACTAGATCGAAGAAGCTCCTCTATGCCGGGTAATCTTGCCAATACTATAGAAATCTCGTTATCTTGATCAGACGTTACGTGTGTGGAAGGATATTCGTGTAATCTGCTTAATGCGTTCGATGATAATCCTTAGATAGTAGGATATGGGAATGAAACAGTTCACTAGGTTCGATCCTTCGGATTACATTCATGTTTTGGAGCAGATCGATGCATCCTACACAAACTGTGTGAATTTCTCGAGGCTGTTAAACTGTGAAAAATCTTGATAAATGAAACGACGAATCGTTAGTCAGCTGGTTAATGATTAGCTAACTTATTATTAGGTTATCGAGTTGCGATATAATGGCGCGAGGAAATCATTTATCCGAACAAGGATTAAGCAACATTTTTAAGGAAATATAACTTCCTTCGTGTTCGAGGTAGTTGCCCGGGGCTCCTTACCGGTAAGGAGCCTATACAAACGCGTTAGAGATACCGGACGCGCTATAATAGAAGTACAAGCTgttatatttgaatatttatgacAAGCCATATTTCAGGTTGAATAGAGGCAACAAAGCACGTCCAATCGTGGACACTCGGTGTCGTTTTCAAAGGGCGATGTCTCTTCACAATGCTTTCGTGTACCGGCTGGTTGATAGCTCGATTCGAGATATCGCGATAGCCATTTGAACGGCTTAGCATTATGCAGCGATGCAAGAAGGTCAAAGATCAAGCAGTGTCGCGTACCAGAGCTGCAGGCTACAGGTTGGTGAAAGTCTTCTCGCGTTCAGGCCCCTCAGTGAAAGCCACCTGttaattaatacttttattCGGCTATATCGAGAAAGCCGCCTCTCTTCGGTTCACCATCCTGATACACCCATAAATCGCGTGTAACCGCTGCGATAATTTAACGATGCTCTGACTGATAGGCGAGTTCCTTTAGGAAAaggaaagtttttaattagcATCTAGAGGAAAGGATCATTTTAAAAGTTGGACGCGTTGATTGTTCACACTGAAGATGATGGAAGctttttccattattttcttcttataCATCGTATCAAATTCCTAATTAGATGAGTAAAAGGATCTCTAATGATATGGATGATGGATTTCTATGGAAATTCAAACGTCACCCACATGGATGACCTGGCAATTAATACGTTGAAGTGAATCATGACGATTTTTTGTGATTCATAAATGAGATTTAAAGATTGCATTAAATTGCAGAGTTCTAATGATTCTTGTAATTAGAATTGTAATTAGAAGCCATCCTCTAAACAATTACATTGTTAAGAAATACGTACAAATATATAACATTAATATAACATTACGTATCATCGTAAATGAGTTATGATGATACAAAGCCAAGTAACGTGGATTTTTAGAACCATTCGTAAGAAATAATTGGAGTCATGATTACCTGATATAATTAGTTATAGAACGTCTGAGTAATCGAATTGCTTAGTCAATTAAGTGATTCATATTAACTGATGTAATTATCTTCATTCATATAGTTAGTGTTCTACTGCAGTTCTCGAATCTcgtttatttctaaattaatctTTAGAAGACCGAGGTAGCCATTATAGTGACCACggataaatttgaaaattttacgcAACGTGCAACAAAATTTTTTGTAAAGAAAATTCAAGTTTTCAATAGAGAAATGCCGGCCCTCTAGAAGATAATGATCAGTAAACAAGAGATACTATATCGCCGATGAAATATCTATAGGTAtcaagaattttaattaaaatttataaagtaaTTTTGAAGCAAAATATTTGGTGAGGTCGCAAATTTAGTTGCCCACGAATTGACAGCTAATTGTTTACcgaatgaattattaatatggTCAAACGAAGGTGGTCACGTCGCACTGGCGCACTGCAATTGTGTCTACCCATTGTATTCCTCCTTAACCGATGTTATAAAAGGAACATTAGTCATCGAAGGCGTAGAACTCGATCGTCCCGTATCAAACGTGAATCGAACGTAAATCACGAGTTTCACGCATTATTGTCTTCGAATCAATTATGCTCCGATCATTCGCCACGGAAGAATGCATTTTCCTCCAGCAATCGTTCCATACATATATTCCGAACGCATTCATTCAATTTCCATATTGATTTAAACTTGCTCCAATaagaaattcttttaaataaatagcCAATTAcgaatcatattttatttgtgACGCTTTCATCCTCGTTTTAAATTCTCTTCggataattagaaaaattaatggtAATATCTACTCAATATTAGtcatattttttgtaaaaaataataatttagaaatCCACTTATTGAAATCACGAATGACCATCAAAGTGTCAGGTTCTATCCTCCAAAAAACAATTTTCCagtaatgaaaaattcttgTCTTCGCTATTCGTTCCGTAGAACTCATTTCAGCAGCATTGCAACAAAAGAACTTGAAGTTTCTTCATTTCTTCTCGCCTCGAGcaggaaagggttaaacgtcGATAGAGTGAAACGGTGGGCGTTCGCCCCGTGTATGAACTCGTATATAAAGCAACGAGCACGAGGTTGCCAACAtgtgaatttataattaaataccAGTTACCTTAGAGCAGGGCGTAACACGTGCGATCATAAACAATCCCGGTTAAATGTCACCGGTGGAAAAGGATGGATTTTATCGTATCGAATGATTATGTGGCAGGCTGGTAGCGCGGTTTTATGCGAATACATCATCGAAGTGAACACGGGTAGCCAATTAGAGTGCTATGTTAATGACAACTCTGTACGTTTGCACCTTGTTTCCTGCGGAATCGTTCGCGGACCATTAACACGATTTACATTAGTGTCATGGGGCGGGTTTCTGTAACTGTGCTTACGTTTAAACAAGGCCAATGCAGGATACGAGTTACGAATTCATGAATGATTGATTTCGACTTCGTTAAGTGACTTGTTGACTGTTCTTTATGATGGATGCATTCGCGTTGAAAGATACGGTTGCTTGTAGTCTATGGGGAGGATGTTGGAAATTATTCTACACCTATCCTCTTTCCTTAGAATCTGTCATAAATAATGACCGGGAAATGTTATGGGTCAAAGATATAATAGAAGACATACAAGAGATATTTTAATCCACTTTTGATATCTGATGAAAATCTTAGAAATGGATAGTAAAATTTAAGGTGTTAAGGAAAGTCAGATTTCTTTTTCTgatttaaatgtaaatttttacTCAGTATTCCAAAGCTTTCTTTTATGATAGGAAATTTTATTGTCTTCACTTTCCAAAAATTGTTCATTACcctttgaaattaaaaaggaaCATAAAATAAACACATCGAACTCTACAGCTTGTTTATTTCACGTTCATTGTACATCGAACAGGAACATTATAAGGTACAAATTAATGTCGACTGGCATGGCTGTATCAGTACAAGGAACCCTTGTCCTCGGGCAGCAAGAAGTAGATCGTCACGTCCCCTTGGGCTGTTTTCACGATCTCCTGGTGTCTGACCAGCAAAGTCGCTGCCAGTCCGTACATCAACGTGGGTATACCTGATGGTACGGATAACGAATATAAAGCAACGAATGATCGGTTATCGGGGCGACACGCCGTGCCACTGAAACTTCACCATCGCTATTTACAGAACGAAAAAGTGTCAATGAAACGAGACGTTGATGTAGAAGGACAACGATTGGTGTGGCGTGTGCTTATCCTTTTTCGTTCAGATACTTGTACAGTATACCAGAGTGTACGTGTACAATATTGTTCAAAAGTATTTGTTCATCTTCaaccaatttttattttatctttaaattttaatataattagtcaatttaaattacaataaatttaaattttagctttcaaggaaaaaagaataagatttttaaatattaaaccttcACAGGTTAAAGtgattaattttacttttgaaatttcctaaaaatttaataccagaacacttgatttttctattttttgcCTATTTTGAGTTAATCAATCTAATGAACGGCTCCTATGAAAGAGTACAGATGGACAGATACTTCTGAGCGATATTGTATCCTATATACCAAGGTTCAAGAGCTTGATCGCCTTGAAAAATTTGTCCTCGACGGTGAGGTCCTGTCGTGGCCTCTTGGTGCAGTGATATTTAATGTATGGAAAGCAGCCGGTTCTAAGTacgtggtaattgctgctgccTACCGGCCAATTGAAGTGGGACATCCCCCTTTGATCGTTCACCACGTCGGCATACTTCACGAAGTACGATGTCCACGGTGGCTGGTTCGTTTGCAGCAGGTAGCTCGTTAAGACCTGTTTGTACCGTAATGACAACGAGTTACTTTGTGCATCCTCTGGTCCATCTGCTGGATGAATGTTCTTTCCTCGATCGTTTTACAGCCACGTACAGCATTGTCGTAACCCGTTACGTACCGTTAACGTTCTATTACCGTACCGGTCGTATAATCGAAATGTCATTCGAAACCGTGGAGTCGAATTGAAAATAGGAGCTCGATAATGTAACGCACGATGCGACACATCGCATTCCTTTCGAATCAATGAATTCGTAGGATTCGATCGATCAGGAGACGATTACAAGAATTCTCACGGTCGTCGGTTGCAATTCGATGGCAATTGAAATTCTTGGTATCCCAAGTATTGCTTGACAATAAAGAGCACACGATCATTGTCATCGATCGACGATACGGAAAAGGAGGaatcaaatgaaaaaattaggGCGAAACTCACCTGGGAAGCTAGTGGCTTAGCTTTCTTCGAAGCAACGTTCGTCCAGGTAGCATATGGACGAACGACCAGTGTCTTTCGAGCGGAAAATGCTTTCAGGATCATTCGGTGAATGATTGTTACTCACAATTAAAGAATCTTTCCGAAAAGTCTCATTTTCCTTGTTGCTGACTCAGACCCTCGAATACTAGGTGAAAGTACCTGCAGATAATAATTGTAGAATTGAGTTTCGCAATAAAGTGTGCTTGCAAATAACAGATACATGCAACTGCAATCGGGACAATTGTGCAGTATAGATACATAGgtatttactttttaaaagTGGCAATGGGATATCGTGTGGGGAACGTTCAGGACACTGGCTTCGGTTTGCAAGTAACTTGAACAGCGCTTTATTCCACCTTTATAAAATAAGCGGTCCGCAGAAAATGTCAAGGTTAACGAGGATCAATTCGATCGGCTAACGGAAGATCGTTTCGCAGCGTTATTTCGCGCTCACGAACCGTGAAAGTACGATGAATTGTAATTGATTGTGCTTGCATGGGTATTTATTCGGTGACTGATCCCGCTGCTTTCACTGTCGACGGGTTAGTCAATCGCGAcgtaatatttttcataatccTTTCGAAAGGAACTATGAATTCTTACTTGTTCAACGTTGTAACGCTGTTTTTGATTAACTAAAGATTTGCGAAATGTAGTTAcacttaattaaattattatttctcaaGAAGGTATGAGAAACTAATTGCTTAAAATTTTGGGATAGCAAAGTTCACCATATGGAATTAGGTgacttgaaatttaatatattattaaaaaaattcaaggTGTTAATTTCGTAAAATAACGAAGGGAAGTTtaaatttcttcaattaacaataaaacgattatattctgaataattacGATTACAACGTATTACATACGTCCGCTTTCATtgcattatttaattattaatgaataaaaagaaactcgcataaattaatttagttCGTGTAGGCAATTTATCAAGTTATTCGTCAATTATATCAAATTTCACGCTATACAGAAATAAAGTAAATAGAACCAACGTTTTAATTACGTGGAACGCAAGAAGGACTGATAAATCTTATAGttgtattttgaaatatcGCGGTTATTATATCATTCACATATTGGTAACACTGTTACTCACTTTTCGTCGCATGCGCAAACCACTCAGCTTCTTCGAGGTGCACACGATGGTAGCGTGGTATTTTCGTCTTTCGTAATTCACTGTCTCAGTTGTTTCTTTATAGATACATTCGTACAAGTACTCTTTTcgttattataattttacgtAGATAAAATATGTACACTTTACGTGTCCATTTATCACGTTTATTGCGAAACTTATGTACACAATGGCTGTTGATGTGGCTGAGGAAACGTATACGTTCTGGCGCTACCATCGGAAGTATTGATCTTCCGGAGCGgtgttttttaaatgtttttaaatttacagaagagggaaattgaaaatatttatataatgaagtttatataattatgtaaatagATACAGCCTGCAGAATTTCTGTTTAGActgtattttaataataattattgaatttttgattaattttcgGGTAGTAAACagtgttaataaatataaaataggaAGCCGGAAAAGTAAACACTAAGGGCAGATTGCATATAGGGAATAGCAAAGAGAAAAGTACACAGTAGAGagtaaataacaaataacaaataggtacaagtaaataaattgttttgcAATCTGATCTGCtgtaattgaaatattctatCTATGTAACATTTtctcaaaatatttttataagtatattatattttccatttatttaaattaaattatttgagATATAATAACTTAATTAAAGTGGAAACATGTTATTTATATACCAATTAGTGGATGGCCTTTCATTAACATGTTTAATATTGGTTTAGTTTTAACATAATGAGAATAGCAATTATAACTTTGTTGGTACAATAATTTCTCAAACGtgcataatttcatttcatttatgattatatatattgtgacaaataagataaattataaaattttgtgaaaatatttcattttaaataaacttcAAAATGtgagaaattcaatttctctaaatatttaaatattcaataaaatcctttttgtattttacttcattttattttcaatgcaTAGCTTTGAAActcttcaatttttaaattactgaTGATTTTGGGTCACAGTATGTACCCAATACAATAGACTGTTAAAGCTGACAGGATAACAGCATCGATATCACATTTCCGGCGGGAGGGTATGATTTACACTGTCCTGGGTTACTCGTTTATCCTCGTTTGTAATGCTTATATTCAACACTCGAAACGAAGTAAC
The genomic region above belongs to Osmia bicornis bicornis chromosome 9, iOsmBic2.1, whole genome shotgun sequence and contains:
- the LOC114883106 gene encoding uncharacterized protein C15orf61 homolog; this encodes MILKAFSARKTLVVRPYATWTNVASKKAKPLASQVLTSYLLQTNQPPWTSYFVKYADVVNDQRGMSHFNWPVGSSNYHVLRTGCFPYIKYHCTKRPRQDLTVEDKFFKAIKLLNLGIPTLMYGLAATLLVRHQEIVKTAQGDVTIYFLLPEDKGSLY